In Methanocaldococcus sp. FS406-22, the genomic stretch TGATTTGTTGGTTATAAATAGAGGAAAGAAAATGCCAAAAGAAATAGTTGAGGAACTTGGATTAACAGTAATTAAAGATGAAGATGCATTAATTAAAGCAGTTGAGGAGGCTATTAAAAACAATCCAAAGGCAGTTGAAGACTACTTAAATGGTAAGAAAGAGGCGTTGAATTTCTTAATGGGGCAGGTAATGAGATTAACAAGGGGAAGAGCAGAGCCGAAGAGAGTTATTGAGCTATTGAAAGAGAAGTTGGATAAATAACCAACTAACTTAAATTTTTTATTTCTTTTTTGGCAGACTTTTATAATTATTTTTTAGGTGAGAAAATGGCAGACCTTGATAGAAAGTTGATTGAAATCTTAGATATTTTATCCAAGTCAAAAGAGCCAGTAGGTGCTAAGATTATAGCTAAAGAGCTTAATAAGAGAGGTTATAAAATTGGGGAGAGGGCTGTGAGGTATCATTTAAAGTTGTTGGATGGGATGAAACTAACAAAAAAAGTTGGATATGCTGGGAGGGTTATAACTGAGAGGGGTTTGGAGGAGTTAGAGAAAGCCAACATATCCTATAGGTTAGGAAGTATTTATTCAAATATATTGGAAAAAACAATATCTGCCAACTACAGGTTTGGATATGTAGTTATTAATAGATGCCAGGTTTATGCTGACTTTAACGATGTGCTAAAAATAATAAAAAGTGTTTATGAATCAGGTTTAGCCGTTGGGGATAGGGTTGGGATTATAGATAGAGAAAAATTTGTAGAAATAAACACCCTCTGTTCATTAAACTTTGACAACATACTCTTGCAAAATGGTATTTTTCCACTTCATATATGTGCTGGAGTTGTTAAATATGAGGATGGAAAGCCAGTAGAATTTAAAGAAATTATAAATTACAAATCCACATCCATAGACCCATTGAGAGCATTTATTGAGAAAAAAGAAACAGATGTTATTGGTATTATAGAGAATGGGGAGGGCTATTTACCAGCAAACTTCAGATACTTTGGGATTGAGTTTTTGGAGAGGTTTGAGAGTATATTGGAAAAAGATGAATTAAAATGTATTATTAGTTATGGGACAGAAAATGTCCTTGGATTGGATGTTGGAGATGATAAAGTAGGAGTTGCTTTAATTGGAGGCTTGACACCAATAGCTCCGTTTGTTGAAAACAACTACTGTGTAGAGATATGCCCAATGTCATCAATTGTTAGATTAGAATCTCTCCATAAGGTTAAGAAGAATCCAAGAGATATTGTGACGAAGAAGGCAAATATAAGGATAAAAACTGCCTTATCAAAAATGTTCAATGCAATGGCAAAGGTAACTTATGATATAGATGAAGCTGATGGAAACGTTGTTGTAAATACTGCCTTTATTGAGAAGAAATATACTGATGAAGCATTGGACTTATTAAAAGAGGCATATAAAAAAGGTTTAGGAATATCTGACAGATTTGGAATTGTTGAGGAAGAAGATAAAATAAAGATTCAAACAGTCTGTGCTGTAACCTTAGATGGAATATTTTTAAGAAATTCAGTTCCAGTAATTCCAAGATATGGAGGAATTTTGGAGATAACTGAAGATAAGGAGAGATTTATTGATATAATTGGCTATAATGGCTCGTCATTAGACCCTCACGAAGTGTTTTTCAACTTTGTTGATTGTGAAAAAACATTTTTGGCAGGATTTAGAGAAGTACATAGAGTTGCAAGAGAAAAATTAGAGGAGGTCTTAAAGAAGTTGAATTGGAATGGTATTAAA encodes the following:
- a CDS encoding DUF128 domain-containing protein encodes the protein MADLDRKLIEILDILSKSKEPVGAKIIAKELNKRGYKIGERAVRYHLKLLDGMKLTKKVGYAGRVITERGLEELEKANISYRLGSIYSNILEKTISANYRFGYVVINRCQVYADFNDVLKIIKSVYESGLAVGDRVGIIDREKFVEINTLCSLNFDNILLQNGIFPLHICAGVVKYEDGKPVEFKEIINYKSTSIDPLRAFIEKKETDVIGIIENGEGYLPANFRYFGIEFLERFESILEKDELKCIISYGTENVLGLDVGDDKVGVALIGGLTPIAPFVENNYCVEICPMSSIVRLESLHKVKKNPRDIVTKKANIRIKTALSKMFNAMAKVTYDIDEADGNVVVNTAFIEKKYTDEALDLLKEAYKKGLGISDRFGIVEEEDKIKIQTVCAVTLDGIFLRNSVPVIPRYGGILEITEDKERFIDIIGYNGSSLDPHEVFFNFVDCEKTFLAGFREVHRVAREKLEEVLKKLNWNGIKAIGEPNNELYGIGVNKDMCGVVTIGGINPLVLLKENEIPIELKAMHEVVRFSDLNSYKEI